In one window of Cellulophaga sp. HaHa_2_95 DNA:
- a CDS encoding TonB-dependent receptor encodes MNRITYLLFLFVGINSFSGFSQEKFSLSGTISELKSNETLIGVTIAVPQLATGVTTNEYGFYSLALPEGEYTLEISYLGYKTLSKTISLTQNTKLNLQLEEAAEQLEEIVLVENVEKTDLGTPQMSVNNLAVKTIKKIPVVLGESDVLKAIVLLPGVSNAGEGSSGFNVRGGSADQNLILLDEATIFNSSHLFGFFSVFNPDAIKDIKLFKGGIPSRYGGRVSSVLEIFQKEGNSKEFKANGGIGIVASRLLLEGPIIKDKAAFLIGGRSSYAHLFLPLFDIDNKAYFYDLNTKLNFKLNDNNNIFLSGYFGRDVFSISDSFVNTYGNAVGNLRWNHLFSDKLFSNLSLIYSDYYYGLKLDFVGFEWNSGIQNFNLKYDLKHYLNNNLQINYGLNNNYYQFNPGKIVPSSEDSGIVEEQLIQKYANEFAAYIDIEHEITDQLSVEYGLRVSNFNRLGQDEINIYADNNPLDFNTDLLIYEKADPIGLNTEGRKNSLKTYTNLEPRLSMSYRLDDNNSIKSSYTRLAQYLHLLSNTSSPTPLDVWTPSGSFIKPQLLDQYALGYFRNIKNGDYSLETELYYKKILNRIDYIDGANLIANNAIEQVILNGEARAYGLEVLFRKNEGRFQGWLSYTLSKSEQRTPGRTATETNGISSLETGINNGAWYNTPYDKTHDISLFGSYEFNEKWNFNANFVFQTGQPINYPIGQFEYQGLTVPYYGLRNSERLPTYNRLDVSATLTPLINKDRKIKGEWVFSIYNAYNRKNAASINFSNNNETGANEAVRTSIFGIVPAVTYNFKF; translated from the coding sequence ATGAATCGCATCACCTATTTACTATTTTTATTCGTGGGTATTAATTCTTTTTCAGGATTCTCTCAAGAAAAATTCTCCTTAAGCGGAACTATAAGTGAATTAAAAAGTAATGAAACCTTAATTGGTGTTACTATTGCCGTCCCTCAATTGGCAACAGGCGTAACAACCAATGAATATGGTTTTTACTCCTTAGCGCTTCCTGAAGGAGAATACACGTTAGAAATTAGCTATTTGGGATACAAAACTCTTAGTAAAACAATAAGCTTAACGCAGAACACAAAGCTAAATCTTCAGCTAGAAGAGGCTGCCGAACAGTTAGAGGAAATAGTTCTAGTAGAAAATGTAGAAAAAACAGATCTTGGCACGCCACAAATGAGTGTCAATAATTTAGCGGTTAAAACGATTAAAAAAATTCCTGTAGTACTGGGAGAATCAGATGTTCTTAAAGCTATTGTATTACTTCCAGGAGTAAGTAATGCCGGCGAAGGATCATCAGGCTTTAATGTTAGAGGTGGCTCTGCAGATCAGAATCTTATTCTTCTAGATGAAGCTACAATTTTTAACTCCTCTCACCTCTTCGGATTTTTCTCTGTTTTTAATCCTGATGCTATAAAAGATATTAAGCTTTTTAAAGGTGGAATTCCTTCACGCTATGGCGGACGCGTGTCTTCTGTTTTAGAAATTTTTCAAAAGGAAGGAAATAGTAAAGAGTTTAAGGCTAATGGCGGTATCGGTATCGTTGCCAGTAGATTATTATTAGAGGGACCAATTATTAAAGATAAGGCTGCTTTTCTTATTGGAGGAAGATCCTCCTACGCGCACTTGTTTTTGCCCCTCTTTGACATTGACAATAAAGCCTATTTCTATGATTTAAATACAAAACTAAATTTTAAATTAAATGATAATAATAACATCTTCTTATCGGGTTATTTTGGTAGAGATGTTTTTAGCATTAGCGATAGTTTTGTGAATACCTATGGGAATGCTGTTGGTAATTTAAGATGGAATCATCTTTTCTCCGATAAATTATTTTCCAATCTATCCTTAATTTATTCTGATTACTATTATGGATTGAAATTAGATTTTGTTGGCTTTGAATGGAATTCAGGAATCCAAAATTTTAATTTAAAATACGACTTGAAGCATTACCTAAACAATAATCTTCAAATTAACTATGGCCTGAATAATAACTACTACCAATTTAACCCTGGAAAAATAGTTCCTAGCAGTGAAGATTCAGGTATTGTTGAAGAACAACTTATTCAAAAATATGCAAATGAATTTGCTGCATATATTGATATTGAGCATGAAATAACAGATCAATTAAGTGTAGAATACGGTTTAAGAGTTAGCAACTTCAATAGATTAGGTCAAGATGAGATAAATATATATGCTGACAATAACCCACTAGACTTTAATACAGATCTTCTCATATATGAAAAAGCAGATCCAATAGGATTAAATACAGAAGGTCGAAAAAATTCATTAAAAACATATACTAATTTAGAACCCAGATTATCCATGTCTTATAGACTGGATGATAACAACTCTATAAAATCTAGCTACACTCGTTTAGCACAGTATTTACACCTACTATCAAATACCAGCTCTCCTACCCCATTAGATGTATGGACACCAAGTGGCTCGTTCATTAAACCCCAATTATTAGATCAATACGCTTTAGGATATTTCCGGAATATTAAAAATGGAGACTATTCTTTAGAAACAGAGCTGTATTACAAAAAAATACTAAATAGAATTGACTACATTGATGGTGCCAATTTAATAGCCAACAATGCTATTGAACAAGTTATTCTTAATGGAGAGGCAAGAGCTTACGGTTTAGAAGTGCTATTCCGTAAGAATGAAGGAAGATTTCAAGGCTGGCTATCTTACACCTTATCAAAGTCAGAACAACGCACCCCAGGCAGGACCGCAACAGAAACAAATGGCATCAGTTCATTAGAAACAGGCATTAACAATGGCGCGTGGTACAACACTCCTTATGATAAAACACATGACATTTCATTATTTGGGAGTTATGAGTTTAATGAAAAATGGAATTTCAATGCTAATTTTGTATTCCAAACAGGACAACCCATCAATTACCCTATAGGACAATTTGAATATCAAGGCTTAACAGTTCCTTACTATGGATTAAGAAATTCTGAAAGGCTTCCTACTTACAATAGACTAGATGTTTCTGCTACTTTAACCCCTTTGATAAATAAAGACAGGAAGATTAAAGGCGAATGGGTATTTAGTATTTACAATGCCTATAATCGAAAAAATGCAGCATCTATTAATTTCAGTAATAACAATGAAACAGGAGCTAATGAAGCCGTAAGAACTTCAATTTTTGGAATTGTACCTGCCGTTACCTATAATTTTAAATTCTAA
- a CDS encoding DUF6095 family protein, producing MMHTDKDVLVKGIKYLGYTVVLMFSSPILIYQAFKNQQHDLYIPVLVAGFIVGLGALFMAFLGIKTIMDSLFGKKKKEK from the coding sequence ATGATGCACACAGATAAAGATGTTTTGGTAAAAGGTATTAAGTATTTGGGGTATACAGTTGTCTTGATGTTTTCGTCACCCATATTAATCTATCAGGCCTTTAAAAATCAACAACACGATCTATATATACCTGTATTGGTAGCAGGCTTTATAGTAGGTCTAGGAGCTTTATTTATGGCATTTTTGGGCATTAAAACAATTATGGATAGTCTTTTTGGTAAGAAAAAGAAAGAGAAATAA
- a CDS encoding DUF4249 domain-containing protein, producing the protein MKYLYILLLISLFATSCEDVVEITVPSEQSRLVIDGLVRITEADTSTNINIKTSLTTSFFGTIEPQTVTSIQIFNSTNTIQETLTETETGNYSTTVSSESLKDGSITLRIVYNNETYEATTAFIPSAPIDKLIQGEGTLFDDDETEIIIAYTDDASAENFYLFDFDFNEFLVSEDTFYEGEQFEFSYFYDSDLQVGQSAQVSILGVDETFYNYMNQIIAQSGGSQGPFQTPSGTVRGNIINITAKDNYALGYFSISEIFTQNITIE; encoded by the coding sequence ATGAAATATTTATATATACTCTTACTGATATCTTTGTTCGCTACTAGTTGTGAAGACGTGGTCGAGATCACTGTTCCTTCAGAGCAATCTAGATTAGTAATTGACGGACTTGTGCGCATAACGGAAGCTGATACATCCACGAATATTAATATTAAAACGAGCTTAACTACGTCTTTTTTTGGCACTATTGAACCACAAACCGTTACTAGTATACAAATTTTTAACAGCACCAACACAATCCAAGAAACGTTAACAGAGACTGAGACGGGAAATTATTCAACTACAGTTTCTTCAGAATCACTCAAAGATGGATCAATCACTTTACGTATTGTGTATAATAATGAGACGTATGAAGCAACCACAGCATTTATACCATCTGCACCTATTGATAAATTGATTCAAGGAGAAGGAACTTTATTTGACGATGATGAAACAGAGATCATTATAGCTTACACAGATGATGCTTCTGCGGAAAATTTTTATCTTTTCGATTTTGATTTTAATGAGTTTTTGGTTTCTGAAGACACATTTTATGAAGGAGAACAATTTGAGTTTTCTTATTTTTATGATTCAGATTTACAAGTAGGACAATCAGCTCAAGTTAGCATACTAGGAGTAGATGAAACATTTTACAACTATATGAATCAAATTATCGCACAAAGTGGCGGAAGTCAGGGACCCTTTCAAACTCCTTCCGGAACTGTTCGCGGAAATATTATTAATATAACTGCAAAAGATAATTACGCCTTGGGGTACTTCTCCATATCAGAAATTTTCACACAAAACATTACTATAGAATAA